A genomic region of Phragmites australis chromosome 2, lpPhrAust1.1, whole genome shotgun sequence contains the following coding sequences:
- the LOC133897504 gene encoding monothiol glutaredoxin-S4, mitochondrial-like isoform X2, producing the protein MARLVSTALMKGLVRSSRASNAAAVSRPAIHQFMNYSSSLGGAPNANGDSSTTQVAADPDTHQDFQPRSKSSDMPLHDIVAHDIKENPVLIYMKGNTDSPRCGFSALAVKVLQQYGVHIIARDILADIKLKESVKAHTNWPTFPQVFIKGEFVGGSDIILTMHQKGELKDLLADIPQKGKQNGGS; encoded by the exons ATGGCGAGGTTAGTGTCCACCGCCCTCATGAAGGGACTTGTGAGATCGTCCCGAGCGTCCAATGCAGCT GCTGTATCACGACCAGCTATCCATCAGTTTATGAACTATTCATCAAGTCTTGGCGGTGCTCCTAATGCCAATGGAGACTCGAGTACAACACAAGTAGCTGCTGATCCTGATACACATCAAGATTTCCAGCCAAGAAGCAAAAGTTCGGACATGCCTTTGCACGACATTGTTGCTCAT GATATCAAGGAGAATCCAGTCTTGATCTATATGAAGGGTAATACTGATTCTCCAAGGTGTGGGTTCAGTGCATTGGCAGTTAAGGTCCTCCAGCAATATG GTGTCCATATCATTGCTAGAGATATTCTGGCGGATATCAAACTCAAAGAGAGTGTTAAAGCCCACAC TAATTGGCCTACATTTCCACAAGTATTTATCAAAGGAGAGTTTGTTGGGGGATCCGATATCATACTAACCATGCACCAG AAGGGTGAACTTAAGGATCTGCTTGCCGATATCCCACAAAAAGGCAAACAAAATGGTGGCTCATGA
- the LOC133897504 gene encoding monothiol glutaredoxin-S4, mitochondrial-like isoform X1 has protein sequence MRSSIWARGRNIREGAMARLVSTALMKGLVRSSRASNAAAVSRPAIHQFMNYSSSLGGAPNANGDSSTTQVAADPDTHQDFQPRSKSSDMPLHDIVAHDIKENPVLIYMKGNTDSPRCGFSALAVKVLQQYGVHIIARDILADIKLKESVKAHTNWPTFPQVFIKGEFVGGSDIILTMHQKGELKDLLADIPQKGKQNGGS, from the exons ATGAGAAGTTCGATTTGGGCTCGAGGCCGCAACATCAGG GAAGGTGCCATGGCGAGGTTAGTGTCCACCGCCCTCATGAAGGGACTTGTGAGATCGTCCCGAGCGTCCAATGCAGCT GCTGTATCACGACCAGCTATCCATCAGTTTATGAACTATTCATCAAGTCTTGGCGGTGCTCCTAATGCCAATGGAGACTCGAGTACAACACAAGTAGCTGCTGATCCTGATACACATCAAGATTTCCAGCCAAGAAGCAAAAGTTCGGACATGCCTTTGCACGACATTGTTGCTCAT GATATCAAGGAGAATCCAGTCTTGATCTATATGAAGGGTAATACTGATTCTCCAAGGTGTGGGTTCAGTGCATTGGCAGTTAAGGTCCTCCAGCAATATG GTGTCCATATCATTGCTAGAGATATTCTGGCGGATATCAAACTCAAAGAGAGTGTTAAAGCCCACAC TAATTGGCCTACATTTCCACAAGTATTTATCAAAGGAGAGTTTGTTGGGGGATCCGATATCATACTAACCATGCACCAG AAGGGTGAACTTAAGGATCTGCTTGCCGATATCCCACAAAAAGGCAAACAAAATGGTGGCTCATGA